A genomic stretch from Marinimicrobium sp. C6131 includes:
- the uxaC gene encoding glucuronate isomerase, with protein MTFIHDDFLLDTEQAKALYHDYAKDMPIIDYHCHLPPDQIGENKQFRNLSEVWLAGDHYKWRAMRSNGVSEKYCTGNASDWEKFQAWAETVPNTLRNPLYHWTHLELKKPFGITDKLLSGENAREVWDQCNELLATPEFSAKGLITQANVKVICTTDDPTHDLRHHQSIAADSNFNTNVLPTWRPDKAMAAEDTQSYNTYLDRLGEVADVQINNYDDLMTALQKRHDFFHEQGCRLSDHGLETVHAEDYTDAEIKAIFAKVRGGKDLDQTELDKFYSAMLVEFARQDHEKGWVQQYHIGAIRNNNPRLFRDLGPDTGFDSIGDHNYAKPLSKFLGRLDNDDRLAKTILYNLNPRDNEMIATMIGNFQDGSSAGKMQFGSGWWFLDQLDGMKRQIEALSQLGLLSRFVGMLTDSRSFLSYSRHEYFRRLLCRILGHDMAAGTVPNDLKMVGGMIQDISFNNAKDYFPFDVPK; from the coding sequence ATGACTTTTATCCACGACGATTTTTTGCTCGACACCGAGCAGGCCAAGGCGTTGTACCACGATTACGCCAAAGACATGCCGATCATTGACTACCACTGTCACCTTCCCCCGGATCAGATCGGCGAAAACAAACAGTTCAGGAACCTGTCCGAGGTCTGGCTCGCCGGTGACCATTACAAATGGCGAGCGATGCGCTCCAATGGTGTCAGTGAAAAGTACTGCACCGGTAACGCCAGCGACTGGGAGAAGTTTCAGGCCTGGGCCGAAACTGTACCGAACACCCTGCGCAACCCGCTGTATCACTGGACCCACCTGGAACTGAAGAAGCCCTTCGGCATCACCGACAAGCTGCTCAGCGGCGAGAATGCCCGCGAGGTGTGGGACCAGTGTAACGAACTGCTGGCGACGCCGGAATTCAGTGCCAAGGGCCTGATCACCCAGGCCAATGTTAAGGTCATCTGCACCACCGATGACCCGACCCATGACCTGCGCCATCACCAGTCCATTGCCGCAGACAGCAATTTCAACACCAATGTGCTGCCCACCTGGCGCCCGGACAAGGCCATGGCCGCCGAAGACACCCAGAGTTACAATACCTATCTGGACCGGCTGGGCGAAGTGGCTGACGTGCAGATCAATAATTACGACGATCTGATGACCGCCCTGCAAAAGCGCCATGATTTCTTCCATGAACAAGGGTGTCGGCTGTCCGATCACGGGCTGGAAACCGTCCACGCCGAAGATTATACTGACGCCGAAATCAAAGCGATTTTCGCCAAAGTGCGCGGCGGCAAGGACCTCGACCAGACCGAGCTGGACAAGTTCTACTCGGCCATGCTGGTGGAGTTCGCCCGTCAGGATCACGAAAAAGGCTGGGTCCAGCAGTATCACATCGGGGCAATTCGCAACAATAACCCGCGCCTGTTCCGCGACCTGGGGCCGGATACCGGTTTCGACTCGATTGGCGACCACAACTACGCCAAGCCGCTGTCGAAATTCCTCGGCCGTCTGGACAACGACGACCGTCTGGCCAAAACCATTCTGTACAACCTGAACCCGCGCGATAATGAGATGATCGCCACCATGATCGGCAACTTCCAGGATGGTTCCTCCGCTGGAAAGATGCAGTTTGGCAGTGGTTGGTGGTTCCTGGACCAGCTCGATGGGATGAAGCGGCAGATTGAGGCCCTGAGTCAGTTGGGGCTGTTGAGCCGTTTTGTCGGGATGTTGACCGATAGCCGCAGTTTCCTGAGCTATTCCCGCCACGAATATTTCCGGCGTCTGCTGTGCCGCATTCTCGGCCACGATATGGCCGCCGGTACGGTGCCCAACGACCTGAAAATGGTGGGCGGTATGATCCAGGATATCAGTTTCAACAACGCGAAAGACTACTTCCCGTTTGACGTCCCGAAGTGA
- the purH gene encoding bifunctional phosphoribosylaminoimidazolecarboxamide formyltransferase/IMP cyclohydrolase — MTTDLAPVNRALISVSDKTGIVEFAQALHQRGVEILSTGGTFRLLKENGIPAVEVSDYTGFPEMMDGRVKTLHPKVHGGILGRRGQDDAVMSEHGIHAIDMVVVNLYPFEQTVAKPGCTLEDAVENIDIGGPTMVRAAAKNHAHVNIVVNAGDYARILAELDANDGKTSLNLRFDLAIKAYEHTAAYDGAIANYFGRKVEGGSEHFPRTFNSQFHKTQEMRYGENPHQKAAFYVEKNPAEASIATAKQLQGKELSYNNVADTDAALECVKSFEQPACVIVKHANPCGVATAANLKDAYDLAFATDPESAFGGIIAFNRELDGATAQAIVERQFVEVIIAPTVSNEAVQVVAAKKNVRLLACGQWGAERIGGLDYKRVNGGLLVQDRDNGMVAESDLKVVTKRAPSEQEIRDLLFAWKVAKFVKSNAIVYAKNNQTIGVGAGQMSRVNSARIAGIKAEHAGLEVKGSVMASDAFFPFRDGLDNAGAAGIAAVIQPGGSMRDEEVIAAADEHDIAMVFTGMRHFRH; from the coding sequence ATGACCACCGACCTAGCACCCGTAAATCGTGCGCTGATCAGCGTCTCAGACAAAACCGGCATTGTGGAATTTGCCCAGGCGCTGCACCAGCGCGGTGTGGAAATCCTGTCCACCGGCGGTACCTTCCGCCTGCTCAAGGAAAATGGCATTCCCGCCGTGGAAGTCTCCGACTACACCGGCTTCCCGGAGATGATGGACGGACGGGTCAAAACCCTGCACCCGAAAGTGCACGGTGGCATTCTCGGCCGGCGCGGACAGGACGACGCGGTCATGAGCGAGCACGGCATCCATGCCATCGACATGGTGGTGGTCAACCTCTACCCCTTCGAGCAGACCGTGGCCAAACCCGGCTGCACCCTGGAAGACGCGGTGGAGAACATCGACATTGGTGGCCCCACCATGGTCCGCGCCGCTGCCAAGAACCATGCCCACGTCAACATTGTGGTCAATGCCGGCGACTATGCGCGCATTCTGGCCGAGCTGGATGCCAACGACGGCAAGACCAGTCTGAACCTGCGTTTTGATCTGGCCATCAAGGCCTATGAACACACCGCCGCCTACGACGGCGCCATTGCCAACTATTTTGGTCGCAAAGTCGAGGGGGGCAGCGAGCACTTCCCGCGCACCTTCAACAGCCAGTTCCACAAAACCCAGGAGATGCGCTACGGGGAAAACCCGCACCAGAAGGCGGCCTTCTATGTGGAGAAGAACCCCGCTGAAGCCAGTATCGCCACCGCCAAGCAGTTGCAGGGCAAAGAGCTGTCCTACAACAATGTGGCGGACACCGACGCCGCCCTGGAGTGTGTAAAGAGTTTTGAGCAGCCCGCCTGTGTGATCGTCAAGCACGCCAACCCCTGCGGCGTTGCGACCGCGGCCAACCTGAAAGACGCCTACGACCTGGCCTTTGCCACTGACCCGGAATCCGCTTTTGGCGGCATCATCGCCTTCAACCGCGAGCTGGACGGCGCCACCGCCCAGGCCATCGTCGAGCGTCAGTTTGTCGAAGTGATTATCGCCCCGACCGTATCCAATGAGGCCGTGCAGGTCGTGGCCGCCAAGAAAAACGTCCGCCTGCTGGCCTGCGGCCAGTGGGGCGCCGAGCGCATCGGCGGACTGGATTACAAGCGCGTCAACGGCGGCCTGCTGGTGCAGGATCGCGACAACGGCATGGTGGCCGAGTCGGACCTGAAAGTGGTCACCAAGCGCGCGCCCAGCGAGCAGGAAATCCGCGATCTGCTGTTTGCCTGGAAGGTCGCCAAGTTTGTGAAATCCAACGCGATCGTCTACGCCAAAAACAACCAGACCATCGGTGTCGGCGCCGGCCAGATGAGCCGCGTCAACTCCGCGCGCATCGCCGGCATCAAGGCCGAGCACGCCGGCCTGGAAGTGAAGGGCTCAGTGATGGCCTCGGACGCCTTCTTCCCGTTCCGCGACGGCCTGGACAACGCCGGCGCCGCCGGCATTGCCGCGGTGATCCAGCCCGGCGGCTCCATGCGCGACGAGGAAGTGATCGCCGCCGCCGACGAGCACGACATCGCCATGGTATTCACCGGCATGCGCCATTTCCGTCATTAA
- a CDS encoding cellulase family glycosylhydrolase, whose translation MTFSKIKTISGAFLLATGLMVAPLTHAQSVQCDYVVQSDWGAGAIASIQVTNNDTSAIDGWQVSWEYEHSTITNLWNAELEGANPYRATNLGWNQSIQPGQSIEFGFQVSQNGEAEVPELSGALCGGASSSSSSQSSSSSSISSSTSVSSSSSSTSSSSVGNPDGPTAVELTERMGVGWNVGNSLDAIGGETAWGNPEITRELIEAVKAAGFDTLRVPVAWSQFSDADNFVIEEAWKERVEEVVNYALDADLYVIMNIHWDGGWMQPTYADQAYVNNRLSIMWTQIAEHFEAYDHRLLFAGTNEVMVEGDYGTPTEEYYTVQNSFNQTFVDTVRATGGNNADRYLVVQGFNTNIDHTVNFAEIPEDTVNDRLLMEVHYYDPYNFTLNENSTITQWGSIATDPNATETWANESYVDDQFQRMQTNFVDQGIGVILGEYGVISRQNVEGHSTYRNYWNEYITQSALEHNMVPVYWDNGYAGNGGFALFDRYSGAIIEPELVDVLVGGAD comes from the coding sequence ATGACGTTTTCAAAGATAAAAACAATCAGTGGCGCTTTTTTGTTGGCAACCGGATTAATGGTGGCCCCGCTCACCCACGCTCAATCCGTTCAATGCGATTACGTGGTTCAAAGTGATTGGGGCGCAGGCGCCATTGCGAGCATCCAGGTGACCAATAACGACACCTCGGCGATCGATGGCTGGCAGGTGAGCTGGGAGTATGAGCACAGTACCATTACCAATCTGTGGAATGCCGAGCTGGAGGGGGCCAATCCCTACCGCGCGACCAATCTGGGCTGGAATCAGTCGATCCAGCCAGGGCAGTCCATCGAATTTGGTTTTCAAGTGAGTCAGAACGGCGAAGCGGAAGTGCCGGAGCTGTCCGGTGCTCTCTGTGGTGGGGCGAGCTCGTCCAGTAGCTCGCAGTCCTCATCAAGCAGCTCGATCAGTAGCAGTACCTCTGTTTCGTCCAGCTCTTCGAGCACCTCCAGTTCCTCGGTGGGCAACCCCGACGGACCGACGGCCGTGGAACTGACCGAGCGGATGGGTGTGGGCTGGAATGTCGGCAATTCTCTGGACGCCATCGGAGGCGAAACCGCCTGGGGGAATCCCGAAATTACCAGGGAGTTGATTGAAGCGGTAAAAGCGGCTGGGTTTGACACGCTCCGGGTTCCGGTAGCCTGGAGTCAATTCTCCGATGCCGATAACTTCGTTATCGAGGAAGCCTGGAAGGAGCGTGTCGAGGAAGTGGTCAACTACGCGCTGGACGCGGATCTGTATGTGATCATGAACATCCATTGGGACGGTGGCTGGATGCAGCCCACCTACGCCGATCAGGCGTATGTGAACAATCGCCTGTCCATCATGTGGACACAGATCGCCGAGCACTTTGAAGCCTACGATCATCGACTGTTGTTTGCCGGTACCAATGAGGTAATGGTCGAAGGGGATTACGGGACACCAACCGAGGAATACTACACCGTCCAGAACAGCTTCAATCAGACCTTTGTCGATACGGTGCGCGCGACCGGCGGCAACAACGCCGACCGGTATCTGGTGGTTCAGGGGTTCAACACCAATATTGACCACACCGTGAACTTCGCTGAGATTCCCGAGGACACCGTCAATGATAGGCTACTGATGGAAGTGCATTACTACGACCCTTACAACTTCACGTTGAACGAAAACAGCACTATTACCCAGTGGGGCTCCATCGCCACCGACCCGAATGCCACCGAAACTTGGGCCAATGAATCCTACGTGGATGATCAGTTCCAACGGATGCAAACGAACTTTGTTGATCAGGGCATCGGGGTCATCCTGGGCGAGTATGGCGTGATTTCACGGCAGAATGTCGAGGGTCATAGCACCTACCGTAATTATTGGAATGAATACATCACCCAGTCGGCTCTGGAGCATAATATGGTGCCGGTGTACTGGGACAACGGCTATGCCGGGAACGGCGGCTTCGCGCTGTTTGACCGCTACAGCGGCGCCATTATTGAGCCGGAACTGGTGGATGTGCTGGTGGGTGGGGCCGACTGA
- the purD gene encoding phosphoribosylamine--glycine ligase, with product MNLLVIGGGGREHALAWKAAQSPKVNKVFVAPGNAGTALEKNLVNVDIDVLDFPSLAEFAQHNDVALTIVGPEAPLVEGVVDYFAERNLPCFGPTKGAAQLEGSKAFTKDFLARHQIPTADYQTFTEVEPALAYLEEKGAPIVVKADGLAAGKGVIVAETLDQAQDAVRDMLSGNAFGDAGCRVVIEEFLTGEEASFIVMVDGKNILPMATSQDHKRVGEGDTGPNTGGMGAYSPAPVVTPEVHERIMQQVIVPTVEGMAAEGNPYTGFLYAGLMITPDGQPKVIEYNCRFGDPETQPIMLRLKSDLAELCQIALKGRLDQAHTEWDDRAAVGVVLAAGGYPGSYNKGDEISGLPTEETPGERVFHAGTKTVSGKVVTSGGRVLCATALGNTVSEAQQRAYALADRIHWNGVFYRKDIAYRAIEREQR from the coding sequence ATGAACCTACTGGTCATCGGCGGCGGCGGACGTGAACACGCCCTCGCCTGGAAGGCGGCCCAGAGCCCCAAGGTCAACAAAGTTTTCGTGGCGCCCGGTAACGCCGGCACGGCCCTGGAAAAAAACCTGGTCAACGTGGATATCGACGTACTGGATTTTCCGTCTCTGGCAGAGTTCGCCCAGCACAATGACGTGGCGCTGACCATCGTCGGCCCCGAAGCGCCGCTGGTGGAAGGCGTGGTGGACTACTTTGCCGAGCGCAACCTGCCCTGCTTCGGCCCCACCAAAGGCGCCGCCCAGTTGGAAGGCTCCAAGGCCTTTACCAAAGACTTCCTGGCCCGCCACCAGATCCCCACCGCGGATTACCAGACCTTCACCGAGGTGGAGCCCGCCCTGGCCTACCTGGAAGAGAAGGGTGCGCCCATCGTGGTCAAGGCCGACGGCCTGGCCGCCGGTAAGGGCGTGATCGTGGCGGAAACCCTGGATCAGGCCCAGGACGCCGTGCGCGACATGCTCTCCGGTAACGCCTTTGGGGATGCCGGTTGCCGCGTGGTGATCGAAGAATTTCTCACCGGCGAAGAAGCCAGCTTTATCGTCATGGTGGACGGTAAAAACATTCTGCCCATGGCCACCAGCCAGGACCACAAGCGGGTGGGTGAAGGCGATACCGGCCCCAATACCGGCGGTATGGGCGCCTACTCCCCGGCCCCGGTGGTCACCCCCGAGGTGCACGAGCGCATCATGCAGCAGGTGATTGTCCCGACCGTGGAAGGCATGGCCGCCGAGGGTAACCCCTACACTGGCTTCCTGTACGCCGGCCTGATGATCACCCCGGACGGTCAGCCGAAAGTGATCGAGTACAACTGCCGTTTCGGCGACCCCGAAACCCAGCCGATCATGCTGCGACTGAAATCCGACCTGGCCGAGCTGTGCCAGATCGCACTCAAAGGCAGACTCGACCAGGCCCATACCGAATGGGACGACCGTGCCGCGGTCGGCGTCGTGCTCGCCGCCGGTGGTTATCCGGGCAGCTATAACAAGGGCGACGAAATCAGCGGTCTCCCTACCGAAGAGACCCCCGGTGAGCGCGTATTCCACGCCGGTACCAAGACCGTCTCCGGTAAAGTCGTCACCAGCGGCGGCCGGGTGTTGTGTGCCACCGCCCTGGGTAATACCGTCAGCGAAGCCCAACAGCGCGCCTACGCCCTGGCCGATCGTATCCACTGGAATGGGGTTTTCTACCGCAAGGATATCGCCTATCGGGCGATTGAGCGGGAGCAGCGCTAA
- a CDS encoding AEC family transporter produces the protein MDSTNLLSTFLFSLSVTTPIFLMVILGATLRRIGMIDETFINTASRLVFAVGLPVLLFFSSATTDFGATADGRILFAVVAGAVIIFLLSLLTADGFVRDRRDRGVLAQAAFRGNLVIIGLAYCANAYGESGVAMAALPIAITIVLYNVLSVIALNRDLDSRRGMRGVFSGVVRNPLIIGIVAGLFYGWIQGPMPEPAQRAGRYLGEMSLPLALLCVGGALDLKSLRQVGGGALAATTWKLIVSPLVGVLLALALGLDGQALAVVFLLAASPTATASFVMVRAMGGNASLAATMIVQSTVFGLVTVTLGLWVLQALTA, from the coding sequence TTGGACAGCACCAATCTGCTATCGACATTTCTGTTCTCCCTCTCGGTCACGACACCGATTTTTCTGATGGTGATTCTTGGTGCGACCTTGCGCCGCATCGGCATGATTGATGAAACCTTCATCAACACGGCATCACGTCTGGTGTTTGCGGTGGGCCTGCCGGTCCTGCTGTTTTTCAGTAGCGCAACTACCGATTTCGGCGCCACTGCCGACGGTCGAATTCTGTTCGCGGTGGTGGCCGGGGCGGTCATCATTTTCCTGTTGAGCCTGCTGACCGCCGATGGCTTTGTGCGTGACCGGCGGGACCGCGGCGTTCTGGCCCAGGCGGCATTCCGGGGCAACCTGGTAATCATCGGTCTGGCTTACTGCGCCAATGCTTACGGAGAAAGTGGCGTGGCCATGGCCGCCCTACCCATCGCCATTACGATTGTGCTCTATAACGTGCTTTCGGTGATTGCACTGAACCGGGATCTGGACAGCCGCCGGGGCATGCGGGGCGTGTTTTCGGGTGTGGTGCGTAACCCATTGATCATCGGTATTGTCGCCGGGCTGTTTTACGGATGGATTCAGGGGCCCATGCCGGAGCCAGCTCAGCGCGCGGGGCGCTATCTGGGAGAAATGAGCCTGCCGCTGGCTCTGCTCTGTGTAGGAGGCGCTCTGGACCTGAAGTCCTTACGGCAAGTGGGCGGCGGCGCCCTGGCGGCCACCACCTGGAAGCTGATTGTTTCACCTCTGGTCGGTGTCTTGCTCGCGTTGGCGCTGGGCTTGGACGGACAGGCGTTGGCCGTGGTCTTTCTACTGGCCGCATCGCCCACGGCCACCGCCAGTTTTGTCATGGTGCGAGCGATGGGCGGCAATGCCTCGTTGGCCGCCACCATGATCGTCCAGTCCACCGTGTTCGGGTTGGTGACGGTCACGCTGGGCCTGTGGGTGCTTCAGGCCCTGACCGCCTGA
- a CDS encoding porin encodes MNFRMLPETNNITVSTRLSMKQLPAIRLSHVLLIVSFIALPVRGDATAPSWNINGFGTLGVAHSDEDQADFTTGLLADEGAGYSDEWSLKVDSKVGVQLTANFASKFKAVLQVVSEQGHDGSFDPQVEWANVSYDVTPELTVRIGRTVQPSFMTSEYRKVGYANPSVRPPAEVYNLVPVTNSDGIDVSYQSRFNEVTNTLHLLFGKKTTDLPDGFELESDDSFTLANTLEWRDTTLFAGYSQTDLTVDVLTPFFDGFRAFGPEGEYIADRFDLDDTTVRIVSVGGRYDPGTWFILGEWANNRSRSFVGEHRGWYLTGGVRVASLTPYLTFADQRAKGDLSHPGLPFPQAQPLNETLNLLLSQNTSDQSRIAVGARWDFAPSVALKVQYDRIDLRRGTRGVLSNTQPGFEGDEPVSVFSTTVDFVF; translated from the coding sequence ATGAATTTCCGCATGTTGCCTGAAACTAATAACATTACCGTCAGTACAAGGCTTTCAATGAAACAACTCCCGGCTATTCGCTTGAGCCACGTGCTACTCATAGTGTCCTTCATCGCGCTTCCTGTCCGCGGCGACGCCACCGCTCCATCCTGGAATATCAATGGTTTCGGCACGCTCGGGGTCGCACACTCCGATGAAGATCAGGCGGATTTCACCACAGGGCTACTCGCCGATGAAGGGGCTGGGTACAGTGATGAATGGAGCCTGAAAGTAGACAGCAAGGTGGGCGTCCAACTGACCGCAAATTTTGCTTCGAAATTCAAAGCCGTCCTTCAGGTGGTCTCGGAACAGGGTCATGATGGCTCCTTTGACCCACAGGTTGAATGGGCCAATGTGAGCTACGACGTTACGCCCGAACTTACCGTTCGCATCGGACGAACGGTGCAGCCATCATTTATGACGTCCGAGTACCGGAAAGTCGGCTATGCCAACCCTAGCGTTCGGCCACCCGCGGAGGTCTACAATCTGGTTCCCGTTACCAACTCCGATGGTATCGACGTTTCTTATCAAAGCCGTTTCAACGAGGTCACCAACACGTTGCATCTGCTTTTCGGAAAGAAGACCACCGACCTGCCCGACGGATTTGAGCTGGAATCGGACGATTCCTTTACCCTGGCGAACACACTGGAGTGGCGAGACACAACGTTATTCGCGGGTTATTCACAGACAGACCTGACCGTGGATGTACTGACGCCCTTCTTTGACGGATTCCGCGCTTTTGGCCCCGAGGGCGAGTACATCGCGGACCGATTTGATCTCGATGACACCACCGTGCGCATTGTCAGTGTCGGCGGACGGTACGATCCCGGCACCTGGTTTATCCTGGGAGAGTGGGCCAACAACAGGTCCCGATCCTTCGTTGGCGAGCACCGGGGCTGGTACCTGACCGGCGGGGTTCGGGTCGCATCATTGACCCCCTATCTGACCTTCGCAGACCAACGAGCCAAAGGTGATTTATCTCATCCGGGTTTGCCTTTTCCGCAGGCCCAGCCTTTAAATGAAACATTGAATCTGCTGCTGTCACAGAACACCTCCGACCAGAGCCGCATTGCAGTCGGTGCACGCTGGGATTTCGCTCCAAGCGTTGCTCTGAAAGTTCAGTACGACCGCATAGACCTGAGACGCGGAACGCGCGGTGTACTATCGAACACGCAGCCCGGCTTTGAGGGAGACGAGCCCGTCTCTGTATTCAGCACCACTGTCGACTTTGTCTTCTAG
- a CDS encoding putative bifunctional diguanylate cyclase/phosphodiesterase — protein sequence MATDVADTYEAQVIRALREIDQTLKLVRYDTQRQTPEAAMHELSERDLLPPSLLFSIAVLSPEGSLLATHGNFRLQHPEEHAFFQEALNANQLTLSRPIDTEAGTFLYFARGIGSDQNQASGVVALAVHADYFVSGYDNATLGDMGALGLVASDNHFRVYRSGDAISTGTPMGIFIGELPKLEDPSLAPLMYHPWDGVERYTVIRELFEFPLSVLVGLSHTEKLEPALATKREYFWRATLASVALMGVAAILGFLSWRLQRTRQQAMQERVLHAQKVEYLAFHDSLTDLPNRAYFSRLLTQSMHEARRYERQFALLFLDLDRFKHINDSLGHDAGDDLLQEIARRLSHSVRESDVVARLGGDEFVVLLPNIPDPQQVAPVADKILVACGKPFTLAGQEFRVTVSIGITLFPRDGNDEQTLMKNADMAMYHAKEQGKNNFQYFSDSLNTDSLERLTLESSLRHALERGEFRLFYQPKRNMKSGQITGVEALLRWQHPELGLILPMQFIPVAEENGLIVPIGRWVLRTACQQNVEWQKSGLSPLNMAINLSARQFIDESLLDDIKQALQDTGMSPELLEIEITETMVMRDVETTVDILKELKSMGVRVAIDDFGTGYSSLSTLKQFPVDSIKIDSSFVQDLTRSVEDRGLTEAIIAVGRNLSLNVIAEGVETSEQYEFLKEQACDEFQGFYGNAALPADELSQLITRLKGISAESPK from the coding sequence ATGGCAACCGATGTGGCAGACACTTATGAAGCCCAGGTGATTCGCGCCCTTCGCGAAATCGACCAGACACTCAAGTTGGTCCGATACGACACACAGCGTCAGACGCCCGAAGCCGCCATGCACGAACTCAGTGAACGGGACCTTTTGCCTCCAAGTTTACTCTTCTCCATAGCCGTTCTCAGTCCTGAGGGGAGTCTTCTGGCAACCCATGGCAACTTCAGGCTGCAACACCCTGAAGAACACGCCTTCTTTCAGGAAGCGCTCAATGCCAACCAATTGACGCTCAGCCGCCCCATCGATACCGAGGCCGGAACGTTCCTTTATTTTGCCCGAGGTATCGGTAGTGACCAGAATCAAGCCTCCGGCGTTGTCGCACTGGCGGTGCACGCGGATTATTTCGTCAGTGGTTACGATAACGCCACCCTGGGCGATATGGGCGCGCTTGGACTCGTAGCCAGCGACAACCATTTCCGGGTCTACCGCAGTGGAGATGCGATCAGCACTGGCACACCGATGGGCATTTTTATCGGGGAGCTTCCAAAACTTGAAGACCCTTCATTGGCGCCGTTGATGTATCACCCCTGGGACGGAGTCGAACGCTATACAGTGATACGTGAACTGTTTGAATTCCCCCTCTCGGTGTTGGTTGGGCTGTCTCACACTGAAAAGCTGGAACCGGCTCTGGCCACAAAACGCGAGTACTTTTGGCGGGCAACGCTGGCAAGCGTGGCCTTGATGGGTGTTGCTGCCATCCTCGGATTTCTGAGCTGGCGACTGCAACGGACGCGGCAACAAGCCATGCAGGAGCGTGTACTCCACGCACAGAAAGTGGAATACCTGGCTTTTCATGACAGTCTGACTGACTTACCGAACCGGGCATACTTCAGTCGTTTACTGACACAATCAATGCACGAAGCTCGTCGTTACGAACGTCAATTTGCCCTACTCTTTCTGGACCTTGATCGTTTCAAGCACATCAATGATTCTCTCGGTCACGATGCGGGCGATGATCTGTTACAGGAAATTGCTCGACGCCTCTCTCACTCGGTGAGAGAGAGCGACGTGGTAGCGCGCCTCGGTGGCGATGAGTTTGTGGTCTTGCTGCCCAACATTCCCGACCCACAGCAAGTGGCACCGGTCGCTGACAAGATTCTCGTCGCTTGCGGAAAGCCATTCACCCTGGCGGGACAGGAGTTCCGAGTCACCGTCAGTATTGGCATCACCCTCTTCCCGAGAGACGGGAACGACGAACAGACATTGATGAAGAACGCGGACATGGCCATGTACCATGCCAAAGAGCAGGGAAAGAACAATTTTCAGTACTTCTCCGACTCCCTGAACACGGACTCCCTGGAGCGGCTGACTCTGGAATCCAGCTTGCGACACGCCCTGGAGCGTGGCGAATTCCGTCTGTTTTACCAGCCCAAACGCAACATGAAGAGCGGCCAGATTACCGGTGTCGAGGCCCTGCTCCGCTGGCAGCATCCGGAGTTGGGATTGATTCTGCCCATGCAATTCATTCCAGTTGCCGAGGAAAACGGTCTGATTGTTCCCATCGGTCGTTGGGTATTGCGCACCGCGTGCCAACAGAACGTCGAATGGCAAAAGAGCGGCCTATCTCCACTGAACATGGCCATCAATTTATCGGCCCGCCAATTCATCGATGAGAGCTTATTGGATGATATCAAGCAGGCTCTTCAGGACACTGGCATGAGTCCCGAGCTCTTGGAGATCGAGATTACTGAGACCATGGTGATGCGCGACGTAGAGACCACGGTGGACATTCTGAAAGAGCTTAAATCGATGGGCGTCCGTGTCGCGATTGATGACTTTGGAACAGGCTACTCCTCTTTATCCACCTTAAAGCAATTCCCGGTGGATTCCATCAAGATCGACTCCTCTTTTGTCCAGGACCTGACCCGAAGCGTTGAGGATCGAGGCTTGACGGAAGCCATCATTGCCGTTGGCCGGAACCTGAGCCTGAACGTCATCGCAGAGGGAGTGGAGACGTCCGAGCAATACGAATTTCTGAAGGAACAGGCGTGTGATGAGTTTCAGGGGTTTTACGGAAATGCGGCACTGCCCGCAGACGAGTTGAGTCAACTGATCACAAGGTTAAAGGGCATTAGCGCCGAGTCCCCGAAGTAA
- a CDS encoding thioredoxin family protein has product MARTPSNMLPLGTELPDSTLPDPAGETWKLSQRMGDNGLVVMFICNHCPFVLHIAPFLETLNDRLNEMGIRCIAISSNDVKEYPADSPQKMAQFAKEYKLAFPYLYDETQRVAKSFDAACTPDFYLFDRNKRLVYRGQLDDSRPGNDIPVTGKDLLAAAELVARGEHPPEDQQRPSLGCNIKWKT; this is encoded by the coding sequence ATGGCCCGTACCCCTTCCAACATGCTTCCTCTGGGCACTGAACTGCCCGATAGCACCTTGCCCGATCCCGCCGGGGAAACCTGGAAACTGAGCCAGCGCATGGGGGATAACGGACTGGTAGTGATGTTTATCTGCAATCACTGCCCCTTTGTCCTGCATATAGCGCCGTTCCTGGAAACACTCAATGATCGGCTCAATGAAATGGGTATCCGCTGTATCGCCATCAGCTCCAACGATGTGAAGGAGTACCCGGCGGATTCTCCGCAAAAAATGGCTCAATTTGCCAAGGAGTACAAGCTGGCGTTCCCATACCTCTATGACGAAACCCAGCGGGTGGCCAAATCCTTTGATGCGGCCTGTACCCCGGATTTCTACCTGTTTGACCGGAACAAGCGACTGGTTTATCGGGGTCAACTGGATGACAGCCGTCCGGGTAACGATATTCCGGTGACCGGGAAAGACCTGCTGGCGGCGGCTGAATTGGTCGCCAGAGGTGAGCATCCCCCCGAGGATCAGCAGCGTCCCAGTCTGGGTTGCAATATCAAATGGAAAACCTGA